The nucleotide sequence CAGGAGGTACGGCATGACTATACAGCCCTTCTCCACCGCCCTGAATAACCAGATCAAAGCGACCACGCATCAGCTGGATCACTCAAGACAAGGTTTTGCAGAGGAAGTGCAAGATGGCTAGACAGAGCGGGGGCATGTAAGCAGCAAAGAGCAAAGCCTCCAAGTGTGAAGTAGAACTGACAGGGTCTATCAGTTACTTAACAGGGAAGCGATGGTATTTACGTAGCAATTTGGAGcagctaaaaattattttcctatgaaTGCAACATCAAGCAAAGACATAGCACATTCCAGCTTCCATCGCACTTGCTAAACTGGAAAATGAGCTTCAAAAAGCAGGAAACATTTGAGAAGAGAGAGCTAACACCACACCTTGGTGGAAAGCCAGATGCCTTAATTCCACTTACTTAGACTGTTACAGGAGTCAAACTCCCCTTTTTCATTTACCATTTATTCTACTTAGAAAACAAGGTAACCTCTTACCTTACATTAAACCCATCCCCAAGAGATAAGGTAAAGATTACAAAGTGCATACATCCCAGAGATGAAGCAAAATATCTTAGAAGTTTTAAGGAAACCATTCAGTATCTCATACCACTAGCTTACTCTGTTATGACTTACACAGGGAGGATTTTCCTCTTAAACCAAACAGTGTCAAATCTAAGGAtatggttattttctttcttggcaAAGCTGGTacagacaacaggaaaaaaacagcagttttttaaatcaaattccTTTAGCAATTTTAGGGTGCTGCAGTGCTTTTTTTCAGATTACGTGCCGGGCTCAAAGTTCTGCATTTCTCCTGGGAAAGATACTGAAGGGCCTCGGCTCAATCTTAACCTGTAAGTCATTTAAATTTAAGTGGCATGATTTATGAGAACATTGCACACAAAATTAGGTCCTCTTCAGATGCAGCGTGGCAGGCCAACAATGGGAGATCCTCACTCTGACCGTTCCCCCCTTTTCAGTAACATTTACAGACTCGAAGAGGCAAGAACATTTTTCCAGAAGTGGTTAAGATATAGTAACTCCTCCCTTGATCTGTCATTGCTTGTATTATGCTAGACCCATTACTCATCTTGCCAGATAGGCAAGCAATTTGTTCCCTCAATTTATGTCTGGTGTTTCTCAAAATACAAGATAACCAGAGCGCAGAGAAGCTGTAAATTCTCAACAGTGCAGTAATCCCAGCCACAGACATCTTAGGAAAAAACAAGCCATGCAGAACTCCAACGCCTCCGAGCGAATAAACTCTAGCTGGGGCACAAATTGTGCGAACTTGGCTTCAGCAAAGGAGAAACAGTATAGCAAGTTCCATTTCCAAGAGTTAGGAGCTACTGTATACAGTGAACACCAGGCAGAGACAACTCACAGGCTGTTTTCAACCTCCTACTAGCCTTTTAATTCACTGCCTGAAGAGCTTGTTCACAAGtagcagggagaaaaatgtgCATTCTTCAGTTTCGCAGTCACCACTACACACTGCTTATGTCATCAGgacagtgcttttattttcttcccaggaTGAGGCTTACGAGCAGACCACTTGTATTAGCCTGTTAATTACATGCACGAAGATCACAAACACAAAGATGGCAAACATCACAATCCTCACAGGCGTGGGTATCAGACTTTGAGTGGTCTCTTCCTGGGCTATTTCTGCTTGGTTCTTCCCGTTTTCCAGCATCAATGTCTCTTTTACCACTTCAGCTGTCTTCATATTCTTCTGAGCTGGTGgctgcctcttctctttctttggcCTTTTCCTGCTGGATCTatgagggaaaataaaaagttgttttgggTAACCTGAAATCACACTGACCTTACAGAGGGAACATCTGTCATCTTTTAGAAATAGAAACCTACTATTAAGTGAGAACAGAATCTTGCAATTAGGGcagagtaaaacaaaaattaaacaaaacaaaaaaccaaacacaaaccaaatcTTCTGGTTATAAAACAACAATCTCCTGAAATTAACCCCAGCACCACCTTCGTGCAGCTGGCACAGAGGGATAACCCAGTGCTGTTCAACCCAATACTGGACACCACCTGTGcctggggaaaggaaaggataTAGCATGCAAGGAATTACAAAATTGGCATTCTGGGACATGCTGCtatctgctgctgcagaactgaTAGCAAAGTAGCACTAGACATACACTTTTCTGGGTAGTCTCTAGCTGAAGCAAGACCTACAGGTCAGGACCCCTTTTGATTCGTGTATTCTcatgcaagaaagaaaacaaaccccaaactttcATGATTTTCtaacagcagcaggaaacagTCTCCCAGGGTTCACTCTTCTGTCCATGTAAAACTCTGAAGAATGGGAGTGTATTTTTACAAAGCTGTAAAAAGGAGCTCAAACCTGAAAGAGACTCTACGGAGTCTGTGGAGACTACTCTGATTTCAGTATCTATGCAGGAAATTGTAAAAAGGCCACCTCCGCTTACACCCTACCTGAAGTTCATCCATTAAAGGAAGCGGCCCTCTTCCCCTGCACCACTCGTTGGTATCTCACTTCAACATGCCCTTGAAACAGGTTTATTGAAACGGTATCTCAGCAGCCAGACAACACCTTTATAGGAAACCAGGTTTCCTGAGCATCAGAAAGTGCCGTTACGACTCTGCACAACCACACAAGTGTTGGTTCTGCTGGGCTGCGGGGAAGGGCAGGTGGTGCAGGATGGTCTGGCAGATTCCGTAGTGCAATGCAGTTTCTTTGCAGTTATAATCATGTGGCAATGGGCTCAGAGGAATCCCAGGTGAAACTCAAATGTTGCACTTAAGGCACTCTTTAGAAAGTCTTTTTTATCTAGTTCCAGAAATTTCTCCACTAAAGCTTTCTTTTCTAAGCAAGAATTTCCATAAATGCTTTCAAAGATGTGAATCTGCAGATAACCATGAGGGAACTTCTCCAAAATAGGAAACCAAGCCAAAGGAATGGTGGTTGATCacaagaggaagagacaggttaAATGCACAGTACCCGATTCCTCCGGGAGACAAAGTTTCACCTTGGTCATCTTCATGAGTTCCATCACTAGATGTTCCACtcacctgattaaaaaaaaagaaagtacggTGAGAGATTCGATGAGCTTAATGCGTGAGATTTTCATTTCTAGaaagcacagaatcatctaggttggaaaggaccttgaagatcatctagtccaaccgttaacccagcactgacagatcccaactacaccagatccctcagtgctgggtcaaccctactcttaaacacctccagggatggggactccaccacctccctgggcagcccattccaacacctaacaaccccttctggaaagaaatacttcctaatatccagtccaaaccttccctggtgcaacttgaggccattacctcttgtcttatcactcattacttggttaaagaggctcatccccagctctctgcaacctcctttcaggcagttgtagagggcaatgaattctcccctcagcctcctcttctccaaactaaacaaccccagttccctcagccgctcctcatacgacatgtgctccagacccttcaccagcttcgttgcccttctctggacaaaAGCAAAGCCACCAAACAAGCTGCAGATTACTAGAGCAAGGCCACCTTAATTTCAAGGGGGAGGATGCTTCATTTTTTGAGTTCCTGGTGTTATCAGAATAAGACTAATGAGGAAGAGTGAACGCATGTCAACGATCACAGGAGTCTAATAGGGATGGTGCCCAGACATGAGAAACACCATGTTACTGCTTGATGAGAAGCGATTCAGTGAATGGAAGCTGCCTTGAAATAATCTCATTTAAAGTAGATTGTTCTTCTGCAGgtagcaaagaaaataaacctttGGGAAGTACTTAAAATCACCAAGAGATTAAGTTAAAATAAAGGCTGGTTGCTGGCAGTCTACTTTGTCTAACATGGACGCCTCTGGAATATTAATTGGTATCAGTATATCCTTGTACTCTTGTCCACCATTTTCTCATCctgctggaaaaataaatactacTTTAAACTGATTTACTGCACAAGTCATTGAGTAATACACAATAAACAGTATTTTACCTCCGGACACATCATCTAATCACAGAAGCTCAACAAACTCATCTGCATTGCAAGGAAAACGGTGCTATAACCAACATCCCTGTTACATTAATGCTCCAAGGGCTCCCTCAGGGCTCGAGTCCCATTGTGCTGGGTGCCACCAAGAGGCAGAAATCTGGTGCCAAACAGACCAACGGCCATGCCCTGCCATGATTTAGCCACCATTTCATCTTTAACATTATGAAACAGGGTCCATTTCTAGGGCTGAAGCCAAAACTTTTCAACAGATTACTTACATCTAATATTACACATGCAAGCGCTCGGGCAAAAAGATCCACTCAGTCTCCCGTTTCAAGATGATCCATGGCTGAATTTTAAATGCTAAGTGGAATTTATCCTTCAAGTACATCAAAAAGTTCTCCTAAATATTCTCTTCAAAAGGGAACGTCATCTTCTTGAAGATAGCCATCTTCTAGGTTACAGCTATGCTGAGACGGAAGTGGAATGCCTCGAGGGGAACATCTGGCTACCCTGCCAGAATTCCTCTGGTATGAGCAAGCTCATTTGCTTAGAGTTGACTCAAGATCCTCACACTGCACTGTGAAGTGCATGCTAGATAAATTCAGATAAGATGGAAGATTTCTAAGCTTAAGACTGACTAAGAGACCAAGGGATGTGCTTCTGGGCTGCTGTATCAGTAAGTGAAATAAGATTCCATGACTCACTGTATCATTTGGATGGGGCACTAGTCGGAGGGCTGTACCTTGGAAGTCTTTTGTGCCCAGAGGAAGTGCAGACAGCTGACTATAGTAAACTCAAAACGCCATAATACCTTTTTCCTGCAAACAGCCTTGAAATCGCCGTGGGGTCTGCTGCCAGCTGATCTCCCCCATCCCTGCATCTGGTCCATCGGCAATTCATCCTCCGGCAATATTTGTTCTACCTGTTAATATTTCAAGTCAGGCTCATTAATGCAGGCTGTGGGCATGTAATTAAAACCTCTCATCGTGAGTTACCACAAAGTCCTGAATGCCATACAACACAGACCATGTTCTCGTTATTCATACTGATTTAAACAAGAAACTTTTTACAATCTTTCCACCTGACAAGTCTACACATACAGTTACAATGCAAAGTGGATTTAAACATATGTAACTAAAAGCCTGAGATAAATTACATTCTGTAAGTGAGAAGCAATCCTCAAGATAGCTTGTACTTTATCACCAATTAGTCATCTGAGATGTACCCGATTCTAAATTAGCAATCCTTTATCTAAttcttttatgtttaaaaatcaaatatatgtGAGAGGGAGATGACCCACCATAAAATGGCAccaattttcatttctgttagtCACTAGCTTCACAATTATTCTTATGAACATATCTAGTACACGTTGAAAGCTACTAGATCGTCCAAACAGACGAAGTACAACTAAGCTGTTTAATGTTCCGTTGACACAAATTTAACCGGGCTTCCTTTAATAGTCATTGCTAGAAAGTCAGAATTCGAAGACAGCAAACAGTGATAGAAGTCCAATTTAAATTCATTTCTAGATTTAGGGATTGCTAGATGCAAAGACATAACAAAATTAATGTGTTACAGGTACAGATACTTCCCTTTGCTATTATCTCAGCACAGCTGTAATCTGCATCAGGCAAGAGAAGCTTCACACGATATTCAGACACTTCCCGGGGTGAAGACTATAAACAAAAGAGAGAGCAGCAAGATGGACTGAGGAAACACCAAAGACTTTCACTACGGTATTAAAGGTCAATGTATTTTCCAACAGCACAATGAGAAATTACTTCTTCAGTGAAATAGCTACAGAAGAACTGTGAGTTTAACAAACATTCACTCCTCTTACAAAAGAAAGCTCAAGAAAGTGGAAGGCAGGCCAGAGAAGGATGCTATAATTAACTGATTGGAGGTAATTGCTGCATTTGTCATGAGCTAATACAAAGAACATCAGTTTATATCAACTTGCAATTTCCGTCATTTAGCTGTAGATACATAAAATATTCATGCATTAGTAGATTACTTACTTCAGTATAGCCAGAGGCATAGGCTGCTGTCACTTTGAAGTCTTTTGTTTCAAAGGTTACTCCAGTACTTCTGTCTGAATGAGGAGAAAGGGGTAAAAAGGGCCTTAAAATACAAGCGATAAGCCTGAAATATCTGTACCAGGTTGCATAATacgatactttaaaaaaaagctacagtTCAGGCCATCTTTACAAATCACATCGCTTAATTATCCTCCTGTGCATTCACTGGAGCATTCTCTTTGCTTCCAGATGTGGTTTGTGTGCATGCTGAAATGGCTTGCCATCAGCCCAGCAGCATCCAGGCACCTACGCAACATGGTTCTAGAAACAGAGGGTCTGCAAACAAAGGCAGCGGCGAGAAGCAGAGCTGAGTATCAAAACGCAACGCGTTTGAGTCTCTAAGCTAGAGTAAAGAAGTGGTTAAGAGCCCATTCATCTGTTGGGGATCACATACCAAAAACAAGTGAACAGTCACTtatccagccccacagctcagcaCAGTAGAACCAGTAAATaatcttttcctttaaatcatTTTCAAGCACTATACAAAGAAGCTGTGTTTGAACCAGCTCTGCTTTTGTTATGACAGCTGCTATACTGTCAGATTAGTCCAATGCACAGCTGTTGGCTTAGTGTTTTTTCAAAACATGTCTAAACCGCTCAGGATTTTggaactttttttaaacagcaacagaaatcaCCCCACCAAGCTAATTGCTTAAACAAAGCTGGATATTCATTACAGTCTGTAGAATAAATGGGAAGTTTGGCTTCATCTTTGAAGAGAACTTCAAAGGACATTACAATAAAGGAAAGGTGGGGGCAAAACAGCTTTTAGTACTAAGGAACTCCCCAAAAGGCTTTTTGAGATTAAAACACAGAATGTTCTACTTGagtaaaaagagtaaaaatccCTTTCAGCTCAGATTTTTTGGAATATTACAAGACCTCTGAAATGGTCCCCCCACTTCATTCTCTTCATTCCGCTTCCTTTATCTGTTCATCCAGAGTGGTTCTGCAGCAGGATTTGATTTTCTCTCCACACGATTCCCTGCCGGAGCCTTCATTTAGTTTATGCTTTCAGTGCTGAAGATATTGCGTTCAGACATGTCAGTCTAAAAGAAGCATATACATACAGATTAAGTACAGTCAAGTAATGCTACCTAACTAAAAAGTAGATTGCCTACGTTTATTTGACATATCAAAAAGAGGGAAGAGGCATGTAAAATCCACAAATCCAAGATCAGCTGTTAGGGCTGTAGGAATACAATAGGTTATTTTCAGCAATGCTCCCGCAGCACATTTCCATATATATTACACAGACTAAATGAATCATTTGTAGCGCAGAAATATTGTGCACGACTGCATGCAACAGCTGCTCCTTCATGCATTGGTCTCCAGTGACCTGGCTTTGATTATAACATTTGCCATCCTGATtaggggggggaataaaaaacTCCAGAGATCAGAGACTGTTTAAGGAGCAAAGTTGCCTAAAGCCACACCTCATTTGCTTCCCCTTAAAAGGAAAGAGCCTTCAGATCTGCTCTTTAATGCCTTTCTAGATCGTTTTCTGGAACAATACTCTTTCCTCACTCTGCACTAGTGAGTAAAGCAATTGGGACAAGATAAAACGAAAGGACCTCAGCGACATTCAGAgtctttgtttctatttctgcGTGGCTAGTGAGTGGCAGGTACCTGTCTCAAAGGACACAAAATCCAAGTCACGGGTAGAGACAAACATCACTAGCAAATACTCAGATGAACGGTGGTTTAGAAAGATGAGGTTTTATACAAACAAAGCCCCTCGAGATCAGCACTGCCTTCATTAGGGCCTCGCCAAGTATTGGAGATTTTCCCATTTAATTTCTCAACATCTCCTAATGAAAGTCTGCAGGAAGCCTCAGGAGCAGCCCAGGAAAGGCTGGCAGGCGAGTCCGCATCACAGCGGCGAAGCTGTTCACCCCCAGCACTGGCTCAGGGACCTTGATTTATAATCAGCCGacaaaatatgggaggaaagaagaaagatgggCACTGCCCCCCACAGATCACGGCGGGAACAGACAACGTAGATTCCAGAAGATCGTGTCACAGTCCATACTTACCTTCCCATTTCATTTCTCTCTGGTAAGactaaagagaaataaaaaatcgCATAAGACAGTACATTTGACTTCCACAAAAAGTTCTGTCTCACTGGTGTCAttctttcacaaaatatttagATTCTACCAAGCTTAGTCACATAACCACTCTCTAACAGCCCACTTCAGCTCCAAGTGGTCACGACTTTGCCCTGGCCAGTGGGGAAAGTCCATGGCCAccgctgcagctctgctggcccACAGACCTCAGCTGTGCCGGCCCACAGACCTCAGCTGTGCCCACACCCGCCCAGAGGGGAAATTTATCCAAAATAAGAAGTTCCAGTATTTCAGAGGAAACCACTTACCTCCTCACGGGATCAGCTGGAGTCCTGATGGCTGCTTAAAGCAGTGAGGGAGGGGACTGGAAGGGTGTCCTTTCCCTTACCCCGTTGTTCCGTGTTAGCAACCACTCTGTGATGTCATAACTTCCCATGACAGCTGGTAGTGAAGTCAATTGGAAAGAAATTTCACTTAGATGGAGAAAATTCTTCTCCTGGAAGAGCAAAAAGTTGGAAGTGTAGCTTTTATAT is from Strix aluco isolate bStrAlu1 chromosome 25, bStrAlu1.hap1, whole genome shotgun sequence and encodes:
- the LOC141934603 gene encoding uncharacterized protein LOC141934603, coding for MKRMKWGDHFRDRSTGVTFETKDFKVTAAYASGYTESSPREVSEYRVKLLLPDADYSCAEIIAKGKQILPEDELPMDQMQGWGRSAGSRPHGDFKAVCRKKVSGTSSDGTHEDDQGETLSPGGIGSSRKRPKKEKRQPPAQKNMKTAEVVKETLMLENGKNQAEIAQEETTQSLIPTPVRIVMFAIFVFVIFVHVINRLIQVVCS